The genome window CTTTATCATAAATTGAAACTTCCCCAACAATAGAATAAATAGTATTAAAATCACGATTTAGTTTATATATAATACTTAATTCTCCATTCTTATCAATATTCGTCCCTTCTATATTTAAGATTATTTTGTTTTGAAATGAATATTCTTTGTCTAAGGACATTAAACAGTTGAACTCTATATTTTCTTTAATACTTGGAATATGGAAATCTAACGTTTTGTGTTTTTTATAATCATTGTATTCTTCGTATATAGGTGCAAAAAATACGTTAAAAAAAAGATTATTATTGAGTAAACTAATGTTATTATTTATATCGAAAAAAATGTAATCTACTTTATTTAAAATATTAATTGAAATATCACTTTTATAATAAGTATCCAAAGAAGGTTTTATATCTTGTTCCCAACGAGTTTTAATGTCAGCATCATTAAAAATAGTATTAATTTCACCATTGTCTTTCAAAATCAATTTAAGTGGATACAATGTATTACTAGCTTGCTGTATAAGTTGTTCTACTAATAAATCAGCTTCTTCATTATTGAAAAATGACTTATCTTTAATAACCTCTGTATATAAATTGTTTTTACTTATGCTCAATTCATAATGAATACTTAGATTCTTCGGTATAAAATTTATTAAGACTCCATATTTTTTAGAATAATTAATAGAAGGAGCTTTTATACCCTTTTCAGACAATTGTCTCTCTTTCCAAGTGTTATAAATAGGAATAGGTAAATAAATATAAGGAATATAATTAACAAGGGTAGTAGGAATAAATTCTTGAAAAGAGCAATGTTGATTATGGAAATTTCTTAAATCATTTGCATTTATTCTATATTTTTTTTCTAACTCTTCTAAGTCAAAAAGGCCTTCTATTTTAATTTTTATATAATTATCTTTATGATTCATAATTTAGGTAATAGTAATTGGTTTATAAATATATAACGCAAAATCAAAGATTTAAGTTATAATCTTCCAAAAAAAATAATAATTTATAATTATGGCTTATAAATTTATTGAATCATATAAATATCATTGATAATAAGGATTATTATAGTAATTATTTATATCAAAATTATATCAAAACAATGGTAAAAGATGGTGATTTCAAAGTGTAACAAAAACGATAAATAACTAATAATCAATATAATTAAATAAAAAAAGCACCTTTTAAAAGGTGCTTTTGTGGTCCCACTTGGGCTCGAACCAAGGACTTGCTGATTATGAGTGGGCGTAATGAAACTTTCAAATTGTTTCATTTATATTCATAACTACTGAAAGTCAATATTTTAAAAATATTAAAAATTATTTTTGATTTCATTCAAATAGATAATACAGTACAATATGTTGTCTGAATGTTATACCTATAAAAATTTATGTATGAAATCAAGTATTAAAATCGTTTGCAAAAAAAATGCGCTAGCTGATGGTAAATTTCCAATCTATTTAAGAATTACGATTGATAGAAAATCTAAATTCTATAAAATCCCTTATTCTTGTGATTTAAGAGAATGGAATGAAGCAAAAGGTAGATTCAATTCTAAAAATTCAAATTATCATCAATCAAATAGAGTATTAAGTAGATTTGAGGATGACGCTTCTAAAATTCTCAACGAACTCCTTGAGTATAAAAATACATTTACATTAATAGAATTTGATAATTTATATCGTCAAAATTCTATTGATAATAATAATTTTATTGAATTTTTAGAATTTAGAATAAAGCAATTATATGAATCAAAACAAATAAGTTATAGTGATTCTCATAATGATACTTTAATTTCTTTAAGAAAATTTAAAAGCAACATTGATAAATACTCATTTGATGATATTGATTATAACTTCTTATTAAATTATGAAACATTTTTAAGAAAAACTGGATGTAAAGATGGTGGTATTGGAGTATACATGAGAAATATACGTGCAACTTTCAATATTGCAATAAAATCAAAAATTGCAAAACAGGAATTATATCCTTTTAAAGATTACAAAATATCTACTCTTAAATCTCAAAAAATAAAAAAAGCACTAACCAAAGAGCAATTACAAAATTTAATAGATTTTGATATTAAAAAGATTCCTTCAGCAATTAATGCACGATATTTATATTTATTTAGTTTTTATACAAGAGGGATGAATTTTACTGATTTAGCAGAATTAAGATGGGGTGAAATAGAATATAGTAAATTTTCTTACAAAAGAAATAAAACAGGGATCAACATTCGTGTAAAAATTCCAGAAAACGATATTACAAACGAAATATTGAAATTCTACAAAGAATATCGTCCTTTTACTACCGATTACATTTTTCCAATACTAAAAAAAGATATTCTTGATTATAATGAAGAAGAGTTATTTAATCGAAAACATAGTGTTAGAAGCTATTACAACAAACAATTAAAGCTAATATTTAAAGAACTAAAAATTGACACAAAAATAAATTTCTATACTGCTCGCCATACTTTTGCTACATTATCTTTAAGAAATGGTGTTCAAGTTTCTAAAATTAAACAGGCTCTTGGTCATCAATCTATTAAAACTACTGAATCTTACTTAGAAGATTTTAAAGATTATGAAATTGATGAAGCTTTTGAGAATTTGATTTAGAAGACTATCGATTATAAAAGATTCTATATAAAACATATAAAGTAATAGATAATGGTATTAGTTATAATCTAATAACATTATCTATATTATATCTACTAAATTTTTAAATTATCATCTAAAATTGACAACTTTATCTTTCCTAGTTTATCTGAGTCATAATCTTTTATAGTTTCTTCAATATTTATAAATAGAGATGTATAAATAATTCCAGCTCTTATAGTTTTCATTAACTTTAAAGTTTTTTCAATAAAATACTCTCTCTCTATAATATATGTAAAACCATCCTCTGATATTCCTGATCTTCCAAATTCTATAATTTTAAATGATTTATGTTCAATGAAATTTCTAATAGTTGAAAGCTCTTTAGCTTCTGGTTCTAAATATGAATGTAATTCTTCTTTTTCAAAAAAATCTTTATAAAGCCAAAACAGTCCTCTTAATGCCCAATTTTGGCTTTGTTCTATTAAAGGATTAAGTTTTCCTTTTTTTGAATACCATATTTTTCTGTAAGTAACTTCATGAGAATTATATCCTAATTTTAAATATACATTAATTAAATATGCTATTTTATCTAAAATAGAATATAATGTCCTAAATGCTAATTTTGTTTTCTCTACATTATAAGAGTGTAATGAATAATCAAGTAAATCTATAATAACCGTTTCTCTATCACTAAAATGGGGGGATTGATTAACTACAGAATCGTAAAAAAGAAATCTAGCAGAACAAAATTCTTGCTTTATCTGATTAAAAATAGTATGATATTTATAAATATCTGAATCTAATTTTCCCACAATTATTGTTGGAAGACACAAGATATCATGAGCAATGTACGTTGTCAAAATAAATGGGACACCTCTTTCTAAAAATTAAGAGAGGGTTTGGTTTATAAATTTATTATTTTTTCTTGAAAATACAATTGCCTTCTTTTGGCAATCGTTTGCCGTTTAATAATTGCTCTTTGTTCTAAAATTTTATCTGCTCTACCAAAATATACATCTGAAGGTGTAAGGTTGTTCAAAGCCTCATGATACCTGCAATTGTTATAGTTTTCTACAAACTTATTTAAGGCTTCAATCAGCTCATCAGGATGGTAATAATGATCCAGTTTTACTACATTTTTCATCGTTCTGTGGTACCTTTCGATTTTCCCTTGCGTTTGAGGATGCAGAGGCTTTCCTCTAACATGTTTCATTTTTTGAGTATTTTTCAAGTAATCTTTTAACTCACTTGATACATAACAAGGTCCATTATCAGATAATAATTTTGGTTTCTGTTTCGTTTTTAATTTCGCTTTTTCAATAGCTGTTTTTACAGTTCTTTTCACATCTTCAGCTTTCATTGAACTGCATAATTCCCAATGAATAATATATCGGCTGTAATCGTCTAAAATCGTGCTCAAATAATACCATCCCCATCCAATAATTTTAAAATAAGTAAAATCTGTTTGCCACATTTGATGAACAAAATTCGTTTTATCTTTAAATTCATTCGCTGCTGAAATCAGAATGTGATTGGGCGCTGGAATTAAATCTCGTTGCTTCAATATCCGATAAACACTCGATTCCGATATATAAATCCCTAATTCATCGGTCATTTTAAAAGCCAGTTCTCTAGCAGATAATTCAGGATAATCCAAAGCTAATTCTACAATTAAATCTTTCTGAGATTCAGGAATACTATTCCATTTTCGATGCATTGAATAACGTTTAGATTCTAAACCCTCAAATCCATTTTCTAGATAATTTGAATACCATTTGTAAAATGTACTTCGTGCTATTCCAAATTCCTCTAAAGTACGTTTAACTCCAATTTCTGAACGAGTTACAGTCTGAATTATTTCATATTTTTCACTTGCTGATAATCGCATATATTTCTTAAATTTATTGATTAATCCAACGAATCCAAGGTTTTTTTTACGATATCATAACGCACAACTAAATCGGCTACAATCTCTTTTAATTGTAAATTTTCTTTGCGGAGATCAGAAACTTCATCACTTGTTGCTTCACGTGTAATATCACCAGATAATCGCTTTTTACCAGCTTCTAAAAACTCTTTGTTCCACTTATAAAATTGAGATTGTGAAATAGCATATTTGCGACAAAGTTCAGCTACTGAAATCTCAGCACGTAAGGCTTCCATCACAATTAAAATCTTTTGTTCCGCTGTAAATATTCGTCTTGTGTTTTGACGAATATCTTTTACAAATTTTTCAGGAGTTTTCTTTTTTGAATTTGCCATAATTAAAATTAATGCTTTTAAAAACACTATCTTAAATTTTAGGTCTTAGATGTCCACTTTTTGCTGACGATTTACATTCTTTTCGAGATTATTTCTTTCTCAACACTTCGTTTTCAAATTTGACACCATTCCAACCGTTCTTCATAAATTGACGAATGTTGTTGTGGTCTGTTCCTTCTGGCGTATCTAAAACCGCTTGATAATGTTCGGCAAATAATTTTAATGTATCATCTTCAGAAAAATTATTCAATTTTGCGAACGCAAAAACTTTAGCACTTCCTTGATTTTGATCTACAGCATTTTCCTGATTTCCATTTACAAAAGCAGAAGCAGTATAAGTATAATTTTCTTCAATATGCGCGATAACATCCGCAAAATTAGCTTCGTTTTGGTTTAATTTTTCTAAAATCATTGTATCTTTTTGTCAAAAATAAGAACTTATTTTGAATACAATAAATCATTAAGTATGTTAATTTTTTTATGCGCTCAAATACTTAACGAATGTTTAACAACTTTCTGTCTATTAATTAATTAGATTTATAATTATTAACCAAATAAAATAAATTTTATGTTTGAAAGAAGGCAATTTAATTATGAAACGTCAAGTGTTGCGCTACGTGAACTTGCGGAAAAAGGATATCAAGAAGATTTTAATTTATTAGAAAGTGATTTGATTGATCATCCGCACGATTTTAGAATTATTTATATCTATCGTTACGAAGGAAATTCGAACCCTGAAGATGAATCAAGTGTTTACGGAATCGAAAAAATATCGACAGGAGAAAAAGGAGTTTTAGTTGCAGGCAATTTGGGATTTGTACAAACAAATTTAGCATCGATACTTATCCAATTAGAAATTGAGGGCAGAGGTAGAATTCTGAACAACTAAAAACAAAAGCATGAATCAACTACTAAATATTACCATTAAAATATAAAAAAGCGTTACCAAGAAAATTGATAACGCTTTTTTTATTTTTTCGAATAAATTCAACTTCCAAAAGAAAGTTAATCGTTTTCTATTTTTAGTAATAGTCTATATTCAGAAAAACGATGCTCGCGAATAGGTCGTGTAAAAGGTTCTGTTTTGAAATATAAAACTAAACATGGAGAAATATTTTTATATTTTTCTACAAACTCAAACGAAACTAATTCACCATTCTTTATTCGCTGTTTTATTTTGTTGTGATAAGGATACATTTTCCTTTTTATAAAATATTACTTCGCTTTTCTACATAAAACCTTGAACGGAATAGAAAATGCACTATTATATTTTGATTTCAAACGACGAATATCTCTCGAAGCAGATGCTCTTGTAAAATAATCTCCAACTAAAACGCGATAGTCTGGTGAGAAATAAGCTGTTTGCGATGATAAGTCAGGATAAGAACGTGCAAATTCATTTCTTACCTTCTCTGCATCTTTTCTATCTTTCGAATAATAAATCTGAATTTTGAAACCATTAACCTGTGGTGTACCTGCGCAAGGATCATTAGATTGTATAACTGGTTTTTTCTCTGTCGGTTTCTTTACAGTAGTGGTATAACT of Empedobacter falsenii contains these proteins:
- a CDS encoding SPOR domain-containing protein yields the protein MKKFIFLFLITFSSCVFAQDKIDTIQIINNGTLNMEIDSRINNVLKAKEDAVCSYTTTVKKPTEKKPVIQSNDPCAGTPQVNGFKIQIYYSKDRKDAEKVRNEFARSYPDLSSQTAYFSPDYRVLVGDYFTRASASRDIRRLKSKYNSAFSIPFKVLCRKAK
- a CDS encoding LA2681 family HEPN domain-containing protein, whose amino-acid sequence is MGKLDSDIYKYHTIFNQIKQEFCSARFLFYDSVVNQSPHFSDRETVIIDLLDYSLHSYNVEKTKLAFRTLYSILDKIAYLINVYLKLGYNSHEVTYRKIWYSKKGKLNPLIEQSQNWALRGLFWLYKDFFEKEELHSYLEPEAKELSTIRNFIEHKSFKIIEFGRSGISEDGFTYIIEREYFIEKTLKLMKTIRAGIIYTSLFINIEETIKDYDSDKLGKIKLSILDDNLKI
- a CDS encoding site-specific integrase, producing MKSSIKIVCKKNALADGKFPIYLRITIDRKSKFYKIPYSCDLREWNEAKGRFNSKNSNYHQSNRVLSRFEDDASKILNELLEYKNTFTLIEFDNLYRQNSIDNNNFIEFLEFRIKQLYESKQISYSDSHNDTLISLRKFKSNIDKYSFDDIDYNFLLNYETFLRKTGCKDGGIGVYMRNIRATFNIAIKSKIAKQELYPFKDYKISTLKSQKIKKALTKEQLQNLIDFDIKKIPSAINARYLYLFSFYTRGMNFTDLAELRWGEIEYSKFSYKRNKTGINIRVKIPENDITNEILKFYKEYRPFTTDYIFPILKKDILDYNEEELFNRKHSVRSYYNKQLKLIFKELKIDTKINFYTARHTFATLSLRNGVQVSKIKQALGHQSIKTTESYLEDFKDYEIDEAFENLI
- a CDS encoding HopJ type III effector protein; the encoded protein is MILEKLNQNEANFADVIAHIEENYTYTASAFVNGNQENAVDQNQGSAKVFAFAKLNNFSEDDTLKLFAEHYQAVLDTPEGTDHNNIRQFMKNGWNGVKFENEVLRKK